One genomic segment of Prosthecobacter fusiformis includes these proteins:
- a CDS encoding polysaccharide biosynthesis/export family protein produces the protein MFVTRTCAFLLIASASVGLAQDPGFREIDDRRPAAPAPAPTGDVARSAAVLNSMDVLDDSQVIESGDLISMRVVEDRGAPQQMRVGATGEVNAPHIGLVKAAGRTCRQLAYEVKRRLEMNYYNSATVVVAIDLKRQDDPNARVRYGSSEIDFFTVYGQVLRQGKYELPADEDITISQAILRAGGFAQFANPQRVKLVRKTPQGNKTILVNLDSIMRQGNLDFDVYIRNNDVLIVDEKKINF, from the coding sequence ATGTTTGTTACACGCACATGCGCTTTTTTGCTGATTGCTTCAGCTTCTGTCGGTCTGGCTCAGGATCCCGGCTTTCGTGAAATTGATGACCGGCGTCCTGCCGCTCCGGCACCCGCTCCGACGGGGGATGTCGCCCGTTCTGCGGCTGTGCTCAATTCCATGGATGTGCTGGATGACAGTCAGGTCATTGAGTCTGGAGACCTCATCAGCATGCGCGTCGTGGAGGATCGTGGTGCCCCCCAGCAGATGCGTGTGGGTGCGACAGGAGAAGTGAATGCTCCCCACATTGGGTTGGTCAAAGCAGCAGGACGTACTTGCAGACAGCTCGCCTACGAGGTGAAGCGTCGTCTCGAAATGAATTACTACAATTCCGCGACCGTCGTCGTGGCCATTGACTTGAAGCGTCAGGACGATCCAAACGCTCGTGTGCGTTACGGCAGCTCAGAAATTGATTTCTTTACCGTCTATGGCCAGGTGCTGCGCCAGGGAAAATACGAACTGCCAGCGGATGAAGATATCACCATCAGCCAGGCCATTCTGCGCGCTGGCGGCTTTGCCCAGTTCGCTAATCCACAGCGTGTGAAGCTGGTTCGCAAGACTCCTCAGGGTAACAAGACCATTCTGGTCAATCTTGACAGCATCATGCGTCAGGGAAATCTTGATTTTGACGTCTATATTCGTAACAATGACGTGCTGATTGTGGACGAGAAGAAAATCAATTTCTAA
- a CDS encoding polysaccharide biosynthesis tyrosine autokinase, whose amino-acid sequence MDPNLALPGQGTSNNMNRIHETSAKFQRYKILLSRRWWFLLLTASIGVCIAALNIMNQPVNYTSLAKLVAGGRMVAQGDLNWQETMQDFYGTIIETLESADLKKRALTRIQALHPEMKDSEVEIRVSQTRGSAIFNVFAIGPEQKYTQIFLESLLEEFVNFRQQIREQGLERALNTFTETVVIKSKELEERGAKLEAFRKANNIVTLTNGNNEAAAFLINLKIKKKSLETELNDISLALQDVDQAMINRERGMTTGTQQGGAGSNPTAVDKSAPSVETAQNSLGLTSVERDYLETRKGILRLENERLKLLKSFKGQHPSVVQVDEQIESEKALLANFQEEIIKELRGQQADLERRIRGLDQQLIAQEKEAIELGSKLAQHERLEEEFRATKLAYDRMFERVQEFQQLQNVQTDFVAIQEHASLALKAEPKWVPPLSIGFILGLGLGILILLIFDHLDDRMNSFSEFQSLFPNEAVLGQVPDQRQRGDVQLLQPNDERHLYAEAFRNIRSSILFKNWQGKPPKTILVTSAVPNEGKTTVTSNLAVTLALGGARVLLADCDLRRGGVSELFKLPSSPGLTEVLRGSLHWRDAVQETSTRNLHLLARGEVFDQTSEMLLSKKAEEVLKEMGAEYDYVVFDSAPVLVADDTGSFAPKLDTVLFVVRMSSTIARLSSKALDSLYERQVNVGGVILNRASTSLKEYTYYNYASYYYTPVASKKSPVPVPPKSLS is encoded by the coding sequence ATGGACCCCAATCTGGCTTTGCCTGGCCAGGGGACGTCCAATAACATGAACCGGATTCATGAGACTTCGGCCAAGTTTCAGCGCTATAAGATCCTGCTTTCCCGCCGCTGGTGGTTTTTGCTGCTGACCGCCAGCATCGGTGTCTGCATCGCCGCGCTGAACATCATGAATCAGCCGGTAAACTATACCTCCCTGGCTAAGCTTGTGGCAGGTGGTCGTATGGTCGCGCAGGGAGACCTGAACTGGCAGGAAACGATGCAGGACTTTTATGGGACCATCATTGAGACCCTGGAAAGTGCAGACCTGAAGAAACGTGCTCTCACCCGAATTCAGGCTCTGCATCCCGAGATGAAGGATTCTGAGGTGGAGATTCGCGTCAGCCAGACTCGAGGATCGGCCATCTTCAATGTTTTCGCCATTGGACCGGAGCAAAAGTACACCCAAATTTTCCTGGAATCCTTGTTGGAAGAGTTTGTGAACTTCCGCCAGCAGATCCGTGAACAGGGGCTGGAACGTGCTCTGAATACGTTCACGGAAACCGTGGTCATCAAGAGCAAAGAACTCGAAGAACGCGGGGCCAAGCTGGAGGCCTTTCGCAAGGCCAATAACATTGTCACCCTGACGAACGGCAACAACGAGGCCGCAGCTTTTCTCATCAATCTCAAAATCAAAAAGAAGTCTCTTGAGACTGAACTCAATGACATCTCCCTGGCCCTTCAGGATGTGGATCAGGCGATGATTAATCGTGAGCGTGGCATGACCACCGGCACCCAACAAGGAGGTGCCGGCTCAAATCCAACGGCCGTAGATAAATCTGCGCCTTCTGTTGAAACCGCTCAAAACAGCTTGGGACTGACCTCGGTGGAGCGTGATTATCTCGAAACCCGCAAGGGAATCCTCCGGCTTGAAAACGAGCGTCTTAAGCTGCTGAAATCCTTCAAGGGGCAGCATCCAAGTGTGGTTCAGGTGGACGAGCAGATCGAATCTGAAAAAGCTCTCCTCGCCAATTTCCAGGAGGAGATCATCAAGGAGCTTCGCGGCCAGCAGGCAGATTTAGAGCGCCGTATCCGTGGCCTCGATCAACAACTCATTGCTCAGGAAAAAGAAGCCATCGAGCTGGGATCTAAGCTGGCTCAGCATGAACGTCTCGAGGAAGAGTTCAGGGCAACGAAGCTGGCTTACGACCGCATGTTTGAGCGCGTCCAGGAGTTTCAGCAGTTGCAGAATGTGCAGACTGACTTTGTGGCCATCCAGGAACATGCCTCATTGGCCCTCAAAGCAGAGCCAAAATGGGTGCCCCCGCTCTCCATCGGATTCATCCTGGGACTGGGCCTCGGTATCCTGATTCTGCTCATCTTTGACCATTTGGATGACCGCATGAATTCCTTCAGCGAGTTTCAGTCCTTGTTCCCCAACGAGGCGGTGCTTGGCCAGGTGCCAGACCAGCGCCAGCGCGGCGATGTGCAGCTACTGCAACCGAATGACGAACGGCATCTGTATGCGGAGGCCTTCCGCAATATCCGTTCCTCCATCCTCTTCAAAAACTGGCAGGGTAAGCCACCCAAGACCATCTTGGTCACCAGTGCTGTCCCCAATGAAGGCAAGACGACGGTTACCTCCAATCTGGCTGTCACGCTGGCTCTGGGCGGGGCGCGTGTACTCCTGGCGGATTGTGACTTGCGCCGTGGTGGTGTCAGCGAGCTTTTCAAGCTGCCTTCCAGTCCTGGTCTGACGGAGGTTCTTCGTGGTAGCCTTCACTGGCGTGATGCGGTGCAGGAGACAAGTACACGTAACCTCCACCTTTTGGCCCGTGGTGAAGTCTTTGACCAGACCTCGGAAATGCTTCTCTCCAAGAAGGCTGAAGAGGTATTGAAGGAAATGGGAGCTGAGTATGATTACGTCGTCTTCGACAGTGCTCCGGTATTGGTCGCCGATGATACGGGCAGCTTTGCTCCGAAACTGGATACCGTTCTATTCGTCGTCCGTATGTCCTCCACCATTGCCCGCCTCAGCAGTAAGGCATTGGATTCACTTTATGAGCGCCAGGTCAATGTGGGTGGCGTCATTCTCAATCGCGCCTCCACCAGCCTCAAAGAGTACACGTATTACAATTACGCCAGCTACTACTACACACCCGTGGCCAGCAAAAAGAGCCCGGTGCCCGTTCCTCCCAAGAGTCTTTCTTGA
- a CDS encoding TerC family protein, with amino-acid sequence MLDTLLAFALPTSAEIIDAIPIIISLIIIEGLLSVDNALAIAAMANHLPEKQKYLALKFGIIGAYFFRGLCMAFAFWIIANPWLKICGAAYLLYLMSEHFTGAGDENNDGTPDSPNQRGFWPTVIGIEIMDLSLSVDNVVAAVAMSPKLWVVCTGVFIGILALRFVAGACIKLLEKFPILADTAFILIGYVGGILVFELLSDPSSGFQVFPGPVHVGTGRKFIGILLILGISLLYAKVPSVQVALRPLFKALRVPMKIVAMTVGLVLKIVLLPFTLIIGLFKSKASVAPTPPPAM; translated from the coding sequence ATGCTCGACACCCTGCTCGCATTTGCCCTGCCTACCTCCGCAGAAATCATTGATGCTATCCCCATCATCATCTCCCTCATCATCATTGAGGGCCTGCTTAGCGTGGACAATGCCCTGGCGATCGCCGCCATGGCTAACCATCTTCCAGAAAAGCAAAAGTATCTTGCCCTCAAGTTTGGCATCATCGGTGCCTATTTCTTCCGCGGTCTCTGCATGGCCTTCGCCTTCTGGATCATCGCCAACCCCTGGCTGAAAATCTGCGGTGCCGCCTATCTCCTCTATCTCATGAGTGAGCACTTCACCGGTGCCGGAGATGAAAACAACGACGGTACCCCAGACAGTCCCAATCAGCGCGGCTTCTGGCCCACTGTCATCGGCATCGAGATCATGGACCTCAGCCTCAGTGTGGACAACGTCGTCGCAGCTGTCGCCATGAGCCCCAAGCTCTGGGTCGTGTGCACAGGCGTCTTCATCGGCATTTTGGCCCTCCGTTTCGTCGCCGGTGCCTGCATCAAGCTGCTGGAAAAATTCCCCATCCTCGCAGACACCGCCTTTATCCTCATCGGCTATGTCGGTGGCATCCTCGTCTTCGAGCTCCTGAGCGATCCAAGCAGTGGTTTCCAGGTCTTCCCGGGTCCCGTCCATGTCGGCACAGGTCGCAAGTTCATCGGCATCCTCCTCATCCTTGGCATCTCTCTCCTCTATGCCAAAGTCCCGAGCGTCCAGGTCGCCCTGCGGCCCCTCTTCAAAGCCCTACGTGTGCCCATGAAGATCGTCGCGATGACTGTCGGACTGGTTCTGAAGATCGTGCTTTTGCCATTCACCCTCATCATTGGACTCTTCAAAAGCAAAGCCTCAGTAGCCCCCACTCCACCTCCTGCGATGTAA
- a CDS encoding L,D-transpeptidase produces the protein MRTIVFFLLMVCSLQWSWAQDPGPPPEDGAVPTDPNVVLQLQIFLDRHLFGPGKLDGAAGEFTYKAVVNYNFAMGYRDLYDWTPALRAAAEEVPVIFAAFNIRGDLDTFVNPALPEKPEEQVHHSYMAYRSYAELVAERFHTDEGFLAKCNPELDVTRLRPGDVVVVPNVRSFRIEEVKSMQSFGKDVKLSANTIVVDTTERMAAVYSPDERLLAAFPITPGKPEFIPVGTWSMKTMMTTPSFRYDKQFLEGGVRGKEAYQLPPGPNSPVGIIWCGLSKSGIGLHGTALPRTIGRSQSAGCVRLANWDAIRLPTLVRPDSRVIVR, from the coding sequence ATGCGAACAATCGTCTTTTTCCTGCTCATGGTCTGTTCCCTGCAATGGAGCTGGGCGCAGGATCCAGGGCCGCCTCCTGAGGATGGGGCTGTGCCCACGGATCCGAACGTGGTGCTGCAGTTGCAGATCTTTTTAGACCGTCATCTATTCGGCCCTGGCAAGCTGGATGGGGCGGCAGGGGAGTTCACTTATAAGGCGGTGGTGAACTATAACTTCGCCATGGGCTATCGTGATCTTTATGACTGGACACCTGCCCTGCGTGCGGCGGCGGAGGAGGTGCCAGTGATCTTTGCGGCCTTCAATATTCGCGGGGACCTGGATACATTTGTGAACCCCGCGCTGCCGGAAAAACCGGAGGAGCAGGTGCATCATTCATACATGGCGTATCGCAGTTATGCGGAGCTGGTGGCTGAGCGGTTCCACACGGACGAGGGTTTTCTGGCCAAGTGCAATCCTGAACTGGACGTCACGCGGTTGAGGCCTGGGGATGTGGTGGTGGTGCCCAATGTACGCTCCTTCCGCATTGAGGAGGTGAAGTCCATGCAGAGCTTTGGCAAGGATGTGAAGCTGAGCGCGAATACGATCGTGGTGGATACCACGGAGCGGATGGCAGCGGTGTATTCGCCGGATGAGCGTTTGCTAGCGGCTTTTCCCATCACCCCCGGGAAGCCGGAATTCATCCCTGTGGGCACCTGGAGTATGAAGACGATGATGACGACGCCGAGCTTCCGTTATGACAAACAATTCCTGGAGGGCGGCGTGCGTGGCAAGGAGGCGTATCAACTGCCACCGGGACCGAATAGCCCAGTGGGCATCATCTGGTGCGGATTGAGCAAATCCGGCATCGGCCTGCATGGCACGGCACTGCCGAGGACGATCGGGCGGAGCCAGAGCGCGGGCTGTGTGCGGCTGGCCAACTGGGATGCCATCCGGCTGCCGACGCTGGTGAGGCCGGACTCACGGGTGATTGTGAGGTGA
- a CDS encoding dienelactone hydrolase family protein, with the protein MPRPLFSLFLALAMTTLLPAAEQTPQSFEGEVTLKVGYKYLLTLPEGYEADTAKKWPLLVFLHGAGERGDDLELLKKHGPPKLIAAGKKFEAIVVCPQVPLKNIWNEHGVKALTDEMVRTHRVDTSRIYLTGISMGGFGTWDTALAYPDTYAAIAPICGGAGVGHVMAERIKDLPCWIFHGDNDRAVTVDFSIKMHGALQKIGSSAKLTLYPGVGHDSWTQTYDNEEFWTWLFAQKRP; encoded by the coding sequence ATGCCCCGCCCCCTCTTCTCTCTCTTCCTGGCGCTCGCCATGACCACTCTCCTCCCCGCTGCCGAACAGACCCCACAGTCCTTCGAAGGCGAAGTGACCTTGAAAGTCGGTTACAAATACCTCCTCACGCTCCCCGAAGGATATGAGGCCGATACCGCTAAAAAATGGCCGCTCCTGGTCTTTCTCCATGGTGCCGGTGAACGGGGAGACGACCTGGAACTCCTCAAAAAGCACGGCCCGCCCAAGCTCATCGCGGCTGGCAAAAAGTTCGAAGCCATCGTGGTCTGTCCCCAGGTGCCGCTGAAAAATATCTGGAACGAGCACGGCGTCAAAGCCCTCACGGACGAGATGGTCCGCACCCATCGGGTGGACACCTCCCGGATCTACCTTACCGGCATTAGCATGGGAGGATTTGGCACATGGGATACCGCACTGGCCTATCCGGATACTTATGCTGCCATCGCGCCCATCTGCGGCGGGGCAGGTGTCGGCCATGTCATGGCTGAGCGTATCAAAGACCTTCCTTGCTGGATCTTCCATGGTGACAACGACCGTGCCGTCACTGTGGACTTCTCCATCAAGATGCATGGGGCCCTGCAAAAAATCGGCAGCTCAGCCAAGCTCACCCTTTACCCTGGCGTGGGCCACGATTCCTGGACCCAGACCTACGACAACGAAGAATTCTGGACCTGGCTCTTTGCCCAAAAGCGTCCGTAA
- a CDS encoding PIN domain-containing protein → MLAILKVDGIEPLDITCAHAEASLTLAPIHAAPFDRLLVAQAMIENMILVTRDDVIPGYPIQVMRA, encoded by the coding sequence ATGCTGGCGATCCTGAAAGTAGATGGCATTGAGCCTTTGGACATTACCTGCGCCCATGCTGAAGCCTCCCTGACCCTGGCTCCCATTCATGCGGCTCCCTTTGACCGGCTGCTTGTGGCTCAGGCCATGATTGAGAACATGATCCTGGTAACACGGGATGATGTGATCCCTGGTTATCCAATCCAGGTGATGAGGGCGTGA
- a CDS encoding DMP19 family protein: protein MAFCLVAIGACNPKTPNTTSSFAESPINSSGSSTNLPNVTRQELFKKSPAEVADYLYFKVLDTTGSKNTSGEEEAKNLHKLPQHWRAVYTVCWLQAEVENGGHDQFFWNNRGEFDAETESDLRFIGATQFLQLYTKARDLYYNAPPNKTERLPELEPIDDAFYQQPVTPYHLMGEYILSHLEDYCAE, encoded by the coding sequence ATGGCATTTTGTCTTGTTGCGATAGGCGCTTGCAACCCCAAGACACCCAATACGACCTCTAGTTTCGCTGAATCTCCCATCAACTCATCAGGCTCTTCCACCAACTTGCCAAACGTCACAAGGCAAGAACTTTTCAAGAAATCTCCAGCCGAAGTTGCAGATTACTTATATTTCAAAGTTCTGGATACCACGGGTTCTAAAAATACAAGTGGGGAGGAAGAGGCCAAAAATCTTCACAAGCTACCGCAACATTGGCGGGCTGTTTATACCGTTTGCTGGCTGCAAGCCGAGGTGGAAAATGGGGGCCACGACCAGTTTTTTTGGAACAATCGAGGTGAGTTTGATGCTGAGACGGAATCCGATTTACGCTTTATTGGAGCCACTCAGTTCTTGCAGTTATACACCAAGGCACGAGACCTGTACTACAATGCCCCGCCTAACAAGACCGAGAGATTGCCCGAGTTGGAACCAATCGACGACGCCTTCTACCAACAACCTGTGACGCCCTACCACTTGATGGGCGAGTATATTCTCTCCCATCTCGAAGACTACTGTGCCGAATGA
- a CDS encoding 3-dehydroquinate synthase, with translation MTQLPMLEKKIRLEYAHRILFTRDVFAPANTTIRDLLLLDHPNKVPRVLVFVDDHVASANPQLMDSLRTYARAHAEVLDLAGDPVILPGGESCKNDFSLVQHCWQAINDAGLDRHSYVFVIGGGATLDLVCFAASTAHRGIRHIRFPTTTLSQGDGGVGVKNGVNFFEKKNWVGSFSVPFAVVNDFAFLESLPQRERRNGIIEAIKVALIRDRAFFEEMERMADALSRLEQPALERVVQRSAELHVEHIATGGDPFELGSARPLDFGHWAAHKLEQITHFAVSHGEAVAIGIAVDLVYSVKKGILDAATARRVIELIERIGFETYHPDLLAEGKSGDATILEGLEEFREHLGGELTVTLVPKIGQKIEVHEMDRDLILAAMEELRVSAEVHSLASVGR, from the coding sequence GTGACCCAACTGCCCATGCTGGAGAAGAAAATCAGGCTCGAATACGCCCATCGCATCCTTTTCACCCGCGATGTGTTTGCCCCTGCAAACACGACCATCCGCGACCTGCTCCTCCTGGATCACCCCAACAAGGTGCCCCGCGTCCTGGTCTTTGTGGATGACCATGTGGCCTCCGCCAATCCACAGCTCATGGACAGCCTGCGCACCTATGCCCGCGCCCATGCCGAGGTACTGGACCTGGCCGGAGATCCCGTCATCCTCCCGGGTGGTGAGTCTTGTAAAAACGACTTCTCCCTCGTTCAACACTGCTGGCAGGCCATCAACGACGCCGGGCTGGACCGCCACAGCTACGTCTTCGTCATCGGCGGTGGTGCTACCCTGGACCTCGTCTGCTTCGCTGCCTCCACCGCCCATCGCGGCATCCGCCACATACGCTTTCCCACCACCACTCTCAGCCAGGGCGATGGCGGAGTCGGTGTGAAAAACGGCGTCAATTTTTTCGAGAAAAAGAACTGGGTCGGCAGCTTCTCCGTCCCTTTTGCCGTCGTCAATGACTTCGCTTTTCTCGAGTCCCTGCCCCAGCGCGAGCGCCGCAACGGCATCATCGAAGCCATCAAGGTCGCCCTCATTCGCGACCGCGCTTTCTTTGAGGAAATGGAGCGCATGGCCGATGCCCTCTCACGCCTGGAGCAGCCTGCCCTGGAGCGCGTCGTCCAGCGCAGCGCCGAGCTCCATGTGGAGCACATCGCCACAGGCGGAGACCCCTTCGAACTCGGCAGCGCCCGCCCCCTGGACTTCGGCCATTGGGCCGCCCATAAGCTGGAGCAGATCACCCACTTTGCCGTCAGCCATGGTGAAGCAGTCGCCATCGGCATCGCCGTGGACCTCGTCTATTCCGTCAAAAAAGGCATCCTCGATGCCGCCACCGCCCGCCGCGTGATTGAACTCATCGAGCGCATCGGCTTCGAGACTTATCACCCCGATCTCCTCGCTGAAGGCAAATCGGGCGACGCCACCATCCTCGAAGGCCTCGAAGAATTCCGCGAGCACCTCGGCGGCGAACTCACCGTCACCCTCGTCCCCAAAATCGGTCAAAAAATCGAAGTCCATGAAATGGACCGCGACCTGATATTGGCGGCGATGGAGGAGCTGAGAGTCAGCGCAGAGGTGCACAGCCTGGCTTCGGTCGGGAGGTAA
- a CDS encoding UbiA family prenyltransferase, with protein MLRPWLELARISNLPTVWTNVTAAWLLAGGAWLPVNAQLGWLLLAGSLLYTGGMILNDAADVQHDREQRKERPIPSGKVSLAAAWTVGLGMMLSGGLIGFLFTSASVPIIGALMLAILFYDLYHKPWPGAVWVMGACRVLLFCMAGSAVIPLLLDAQRTVLACPGYPQTLAMLAHMPPGVWIMGLTLGSYIVGLTMVARMEARGAVTIPLRALFAKGLLYAPALVALYFWLSRANWRLIPLLADFTPLAPLPFILIFIAMVFHATRLMRRGGPAIGRAVGILLAGIAVVDALAVMQVSLSLACGFVLTAPLLRLWQRWIAAT; from the coding sequence ATGCTCCGTCCCTGGCTCGAACTCGCCCGCATCTCCAACCTGCCCACCGTCTGGACCAACGTCACCGCCGCCTGGCTGCTAGCGGGTGGGGCGTGGCTGCCAGTGAATGCGCAGCTTGGCTGGCTCCTCCTCGCCGGGTCACTCCTCTATACCGGCGGCATGATCCTGAACGATGCCGCCGATGTTCAACATGATCGTGAGCAACGTAAGGAACGCCCCATCCCCAGTGGCAAAGTCAGCCTCGCCGCCGCTTGGACGGTGGGCCTTGGCATGATGCTTAGCGGGGGCCTCATCGGTTTTCTTTTCACATCCGCCAGTGTGCCGATTATCGGCGCGCTCATGCTGGCCATCCTGTTTTATGACCTCTACCACAAGCCCTGGCCGGGCGCAGTATGGGTCATGGGAGCCTGCCGGGTACTGCTTTTTTGCATGGCCGGCTCAGCCGTGATTCCGTTGCTCTTGGATGCTCAGAGGACTGTTTTGGCCTGCCCGGGTTACCCGCAGACACTGGCCATGCTTGCCCACATGCCTCCAGGGGTATGGATCATGGGCCTCACCCTCGGCTCTTACATCGTCGGACTCACCATGGTCGCCCGCATGGAGGCCAGAGGAGCCGTCACCATACCCCTGCGTGCCTTGTTTGCCAAAGGTCTCCTTTATGCACCTGCCCTGGTCGCCCTGTATTTCTGGCTCAGCCGGGCTAACTGGAGATTGATCCCCCTCCTGGCAGACTTCACCCCGCTGGCTCCCCTGCCCTTCATCCTCATCTTCATCGCCATGGTCTTCCATGCCACCCGCCTCATGCGCCGGGGTGGTCCCGCCATCGGCCGCGCCGTCGGCATCCTCCTGGCAGGCATTGCCGTGGTGGATGCCCTGGCCGTCATGCAGGTTTCTCTGTCCCTGGCCTGCGGCTTTGTCTTAACGGCCCCGCTTCTCCGCCTATGGCAGCGCTGGATCGCCGCCACCTGA
- a CDS encoding phospholipase D-like domain-containing protein, whose translation MTRLFLIAFLCLPLLSSCVATGFQRVSKSPPPVQTPAFAQELSHIAKTPWTEGNAILTLENGGNYFPAMLKAMREAKKTLTFESYVCVDSEPTQRFSQMFAERARAGVRVHVLLDAFGCSKYGEANLKVMRDAGVQLHLYRPMNLLVPWKFIHRTHRRALVADGKVGFMGGAGWAYCWDGHAENVHRWRDTQYELRGPVVAQLQDNFNDNWEELTGHRLTGPDYYPPLAKAGNLKAQMALGSPEKLGDTLGSTYLLAFRAAQKSIVIAHAYFIPNAPLRDALKDALKRGVKVQIIIPGKHIDFPASRSVNTRYLRQLVAAGAELYEFQPTMTHGKLVIVDGHLSIAGSTNLDQRSFFINDENNLNVLDAAFSARQLDMVERDKQRSKRLERADLNLSLGRRFQAAFCRIFEYQM comes from the coding sequence GTGACCCGACTGTTTCTCATTGCCTTTCTCTGCCTGCCGCTGCTCAGTTCCTGCGTCGCCACCGGCTTTCAGCGCGTCTCTAAATCCCCTCCCCCGGTGCAGACACCGGCCTTTGCCCAGGAGCTGTCCCACATCGCCAAAACCCCGTGGACCGAGGGTAATGCGATCCTGACTTTGGAAAATGGGGGTAACTATTTTCCCGCGATGCTCAAAGCCATGCGCGAGGCGAAAAAGACCCTCACCTTCGAGTCCTACGTCTGTGTGGACAGTGAGCCCACCCAGCGCTTCAGCCAGATGTTTGCCGAGCGCGCCCGGGCTGGTGTCCGAGTGCATGTGCTCCTGGATGCCTTCGGCTGTTCCAAGTATGGAGAGGCCAATCTCAAAGTCATGCGGGATGCCGGGGTGCAGCTTCACCTGTACCGCCCCATGAATCTGCTGGTGCCGTGGAAGTTCATCCATCGCACCCACCGCAGAGCTCTCGTCGCCGATGGAAAGGTGGGCTTTATGGGCGGTGCTGGCTGGGCCTACTGCTGGGATGGCCATGCGGAAAACGTGCACCGCTGGCGAGATACCCAGTATGAGCTGCGCGGCCCCGTGGTCGCTCAACTTCAAGATAACTTCAATGACAACTGGGAAGAGCTTACCGGTCACAGGCTCACTGGCCCGGACTACTATCCTCCCCTGGCCAAAGCAGGAAACTTGAAAGCCCAGATGGCCCTGGGTTCACCCGAAAAACTCGGGGATACCCTGGGCAGCACTTACCTTCTCGCCTTCCGCGCCGCGCAGAAATCCATCGTCATCGCTCATGCCTACTTCATCCCCAATGCCCCCCTGCGGGATGCACTGAAGGACGCCCTCAAACGTGGCGTGAAGGTCCAGATCATCATCCCCGGAAAGCACATTGATTTCCCCGCCTCACGCTCCGTGAATACCCGCTACCTGCGCCAGCTTGTCGCCGCAGGCGCAGAGCTCTATGAATTCCAGCCCACCATGACCCATGGCAAGCTTGTGATCGTGGACGGCCACCTCAGCATCGCCGGATCCACCAACCTGGATCAGCGCTCCTTTTTCATCAATGACGAGAACAACCTCAACGTGCTCGATGCCGCCTTCAGCGCCCGCCAGCTGGACATGGTGGAGCGGGACAAGCAGCGCAGCAAACGCCTTGAGCGTGCCGATCTGAACCTTTCGTTAGGCCGCCGTTTCCAGGCCGCCTTCTGCCGGATCTTTGAATACCAGATGTGA